Genomic segment of Anaeromyxobacter sp.:
GGCCTGGTAGAGCCGGTGCTCCAGGTCGAGCGCCTCGGCCAGCGGCAGGTGCCGCCCCTCGGCCACCGCCCGCTTGGCCTGCCGGAGCGAGACCGGCGCGTTGGCGGCCACCCGGCGCGCCAGCGCCAGGGCCTCCTCGCCGAGCCGCGCCGCCGGCGCCACCGCGGTGACCAGCCCCATGGCCAGCGCCTCGGCCGCGCCCACCCGGCGCCCCGTCAGGATGAGATCCAGGGCCCGCCCGGCCCCGATGAGCCGCGGCAGCCGCTGCGTCCCGCCGCCCCCGGGGATGATGCCCAGGCCCACCTCCGGCAGGCCCATGAGGGCGCCCTCGGCGGCCACCCGGAGGTCGCAGGCCAGCGCCAGCTCCAGCCCCCCGCCCAGGGCCGCGCCGTTGAGCGCCGCCACCACCACCTGCGGCAGCGCCTCCAGCCCGTCGAGCAGGGCGCGCAGGGCGCGGTGGAAGTCGGCCACCTGGGCGTCCGCCATGGCGGCCCGCTCCTTCAGGTCGGCCCCGGCGCAGAAGGCCCGCCCCCCGGCCCCGGTCAGCACCACCACCCGGAGGGCGCGGTCCGCCGCGGCCCGCTCCAGCAGGCCGGCCGCGTCCTGCAGCAGCGCCATGGTGAGCGAGTTGCGCCGCGCCTCGCCCTGGATGGTCCAGCGCTCCACCGCCCCGAGCCGCTCCACCAGCCACGTCATGTCAGGCTCCC
This window contains:
- a CDS encoding enoyl-CoA hydratase/isomerase family protein yields the protein MTWLVERLGAVERWTIQGEARRNSLTMALLQDAAGLLERAAADRALRVVVLTGAGGRAFCAGADLKERAAMADAQVADFHRALRALLDGLEALPQVVVAALNGAALGGGLELALACDLRVAAEGALMGLPEVGLGIIPGGGGTQRLPRLIGAGRALDLILTGRRVGAAEALAMGLVTAVAPAARLGEEALALARRVAANAPVSLRQAKRAVAEGRHLPLAEALDLEHRLYQACLPTQDRQEALRAFAEKRPPVFTGE